The genome window CAGCGCCAGGGCCATTGCCCCCGGCCCCTCACCGGGCGCACGTTGGCCATGCTCTTTGACAAGCCCTCCACCCGCACCCGGGTCTCCTTTGAGGCGGGCATGGCGCAACTGGGGGGTGCCACCATCTATCTCGAGCGGGGCCAGACGCAGCTCTCCCGGGCCGAACCCCTGGCCGACACCGCCCGGGTGCTCTCCCGTTATGTGGATGCGGTGGTGGTGCGCACCTTTGCCCAGGGGATGCTGGAGGAGCTGGCGGGCCACGCCACCATCCCCATCATCAACGGCCTCACCGACAGCCACCACCCCTGCCAGGTGCTGAGCGATCTCATGACGGTGGAGGAGCGCTTCGGGGGGCTCACGGGCCTCAAGGTGGCCTGGGTGGGGGACGGCAACAACGTGGCCAACTCCTGGATCACTGCGGCGCTGCGCCTGGATTTTGAGCTGCACCTGGCCTGCCCGCCGGGCTACGAGCCGGATGCGGCACTCATGGCTCAGGCCCGGCAGGAGAAGCGGCGTGTGATCCTTACCCAGGACCCGGTGGCGGCGGTGGCCGGCGCCCAGGTGGTGAACACCGACGTCTGGGCCTCCATGGGCCAGGAGGGGGAAGCGGAAAAGCGCAGGGCGGTCTTTCGCCCTTATCAGGTGAACAGGGAGCTCCTGGGCCACGCCGCGGCGGAGGCCATTGTGCTCCACTGCCTGCCGGCCCACCGGGGGGAGGAGATCACCTCGGAGGTGCTGGACGGGCCCCAGTCCGCCGCCTGGGACCAGGCGGAAAACCGCCTCCACGCCCAGAAGGCGCTGCTGGAGTGGCTGCTGGGGTGAGGAGATGATTTGGGGAGGGGGCTAAGGAGCAAGGCCCCTTACCCCCTCCCCAAACCCCTCCCCCAATCCCGGTAAGTGGAGATGGTCAGGCGAGCCGCCGCTGCCGGATAAGGCGGAAGATTTCTGAACGACCAATGAGGGAGCTGGAGTTATCACGATGCGCATCGGAGAAACTCTTCGGAAGTTCGTCATTTTGGGGGTTCTTTTCCCGCTGCTGATAATGGCGGTTCAGGCCGTGGCCGGGGAGTCCGGCAGGGTGTCCTGCACTGCTCCCGGCTGTGGCTATGCCACGGACCTGGTGATCGGCGGCG of Desulfobaccales bacterium contains these proteins:
- the argF gene encoding ornithine carbamoyltransferase — its product is MTRHLLTLLDLTTEEITALLRRAHELKALQRQGHCPRPLTGRTLAMLFDKPSTRTRVSFEAGMAQLGGATIYLERGQTQLSRAEPLADTARVLSRYVDAVVVRTFAQGMLEELAGHATIPIINGLTDSHHPCQVLSDLMTVEERFGGLTGLKVAWVGDGNNVANSWITAALRLDFELHLACPPGYEPDAALMAQARQEKRRVILTQDPVAAVAGAQVVNTDVWASMGQEGEAEKRRAVFRPYQVNRELLGHAAAEAIVLHCLPAHRGEEITSEVLDGPQSAAWDQAENRLHAQKALLEWLLG